In Zingiber officinale cultivar Zhangliang chromosome 1A, Zo_v1.1, whole genome shotgun sequence, the DNA window GCACCATGAGTTACTCCTTGCCGGAGGTTCCGGTGGCAGCCGCTGTGATGATCCCCTTGTTAGCCACTGAACAAGTACTTTGTGTAGAGATGTCATAATGGAGCTCACTGTCTGGCCCCGGAACATGATGCCCACTTGTATTCACCATCAAGTGAAGGGTAGTTGAGTTGAAGATAGCTATGGCACAATGAAAACACAAGAAATTAGAGAGCCATAATTTGATGGTCGAGACGGTCCATTGCGCCTCTCATACTCTCTGTTCCACTGGTTGTGCATTGAAGAATTTAGAAATAGCCATGAAAGATACCTAAATTTGTATAAGATGTCAGGATATTGAATATCTGAACTGGTATCATCAAACCTTGTGAATGTTATAGATGCGGCTCAATGGTCTTCTTAAAAGCCTACGAGTACAGCTCATGAATGAGAAATATGACCAACTAGCAAAGCATCACAAGGGGAGTGCATGCGTTCATTATATAATTTCTATGTATTGTATTAAAAGAAAAATTGGACTAAATCTGTTGCTTAAGAAAAAAATCAGCCAAATGAAGGATTAAAAGAGGATATTTGAATCTGTATGGCTAATCACTGCCACACTGATTATTTACTTCATGGAATAGAAGAATTGGAATGATCAAATACAGATATGCTTGCAGAGAGAAAACAATCAGTGGAATAGAGCCATGTAAGTTCTATTGAAGAACTGATCACATTGTACTTGTCACTAACCAGAGCAACTTCAATATATCAACACGTCAGACCCAGCTTACTTATACTATGTCATCCTTGTACTTAACTCATGCACCCCCCGATATTTATGGTCAGTCAATGAGCTGACAATGGCAAAAGGCAATGGCATTATATTCAGTTTTATATCAGCCAATTTCACCAAAGCTGCTTCTGACAAACGTTGCCACTGGTAGCTGTTTCTTCCTTGTACACATTAAGTAACTTTATTGCAACTGGTATTTAGTAAATTAGTAATCATTTTTATCAAGTTATGGACAAGAAAAGAAGAGAAGCATTCATGTCAATCATTATACAGTCCCAACTGTTGCATTCAATCAAAATCCACCAACTTTAGGCTATTACTTATCTCGGCTTCAGGGTGAAGATTAAGCTAACTGACAAGTTAATTCTGGAAAGAAACAACTGGCACGTTGCCATCTCTGAAATACTGTAACCAGAAAAGCCATCAAATGGTAGGTAAGCTAGATGAATATAATAGAAATAAGGTTTATTGATCTCGAGTTATTTTCTTAGCATTGTCCTCACATGTGATGTGATGCAGAAGCAGAATGTGAAAGACCATTATAAGCATCATATCAGTTTCTCTAAACAAAAAGTTTACCATAATTTTACATAAAAAATCTCTTTACCTTAAGTACCCTATTAAAAAAGGTAAGGTTACTTTTTACAAGAGGTTATTTTCAGGATTTGGACCCGtgatcttttggtcacaaagcaataattttaccgttgcgccaagactccccttccTTAAGTACCATAAATAAGACTTCTATCCTATTCATTTTCTAAATTCAGATTTTATAAATAGGATTTTTGGAATGAGATCCATTCCaaacattaaaatattatttaatttgggagagagaaaaataaaaaaaatagattagatAATGAATACATAATACgagagaaaaataaattaaaaattaaaaaaagtataagagagaaaaaataaagataatgagAATTTTAGAATAGTTGATGTACTATGTAGTGAAAAATgattatcaaaatttaataaagtgaatggtttatcttaaattttagagatattatagAGAAATTGATTTAATGCTCTAATTAGTGCAACAAAGTTTGTCATTGTTTTACCGCATCAATTATTATCATTCCTCATGCAAATGACTGAATTCTTTGTATCAACGAAAATTTCCTTCCTATCGGTTTCCTCAAGACGGATAGTTAGTTAGCGCATGATGATGTTGTCACTATGAGATCTGGAGGTTAAATCTCAGCTAGTAACGGATTGTTTACCCTCCCGTATGCATTATTCAAATGCCCAAAATTAATAATCTCCCATAATTTACCTCTTCCGTCTTTATCTGAACTGAATCACCTTTTACCATACTATAATTCCGTCTTTATCTGAACTGAATCACCTTTTACCATACTATAATGCTTGCTTTCTTTTATGATTATTGGAGAAGGAAGACGAAGTTTTGGAACGTAAAAGAACAATTATCTCAGTGAATTTGTACCGTAATTGATGCGTGAATCATAGCCCGCATTTTAGATAGATAAAATTCATTTGTTTGTGATACATTCAAACCTTAAATCCAAACCTCTCACAATCCCATcaaaaacgaaaaaaaaaatatgaaacaaaataaaaactctgtCTGAAGCAGTCACAGAAATCTTTGCTCAGACAACAAACATCTTCAAATTTCTTACGTGGCATCATGAGCCGAAGTAGTTAATCCGTGGCTGTTGTGCAGCAGATCCAGTTGCCGAAGAGGGAAGACCTATGCTTTTGCTTCCCTTTTCCACTTGGTGTTGTGGGGATCTCATCGCACCGCGGCTTCCCGCCATCCCCCTCATTGTTGTTCAAATTGATGTCTATGTCTTCCTTCTTCTCAAATGTGTCCATAACTTGAGCTTCTTCCTTCATGAAGCTGAGAAGTGGCGTTTCCAGTTTCCTTGAATCACTTCTTTCCACTGCAATGTGGTCATTGCAAGTTTCCGACTCATCTTTGTTTGAATGTATCATCGCATTGACGACTTCTTGTTCTAAAGGATTTCCTTCAGATTGTTTGACACAAACCACCTGTGCTGCGTTACTGCTTAATGAACCATTTTGACTATTTGTATTTTCTATTGCAGGGATGTCAGAACCTTCTTCTAGATCTTCCTGCTTCATCAGTAAAGTTCCTTCACTTGTTATTTCTCGATACCGTTGAAGAATGAATGCTTCATGGACGTTACCTGTATCTGATTCAGATGTATGAACACTGCATCTTTGTTCTTCAGTGTATGTTTCAGTCTTAAACTCGACCGCAGGCTCATAATTCTTGGGACCATCTTCATTTTCCATCTTCTGCATTGATACAACTTCTTCTCTTGTTTCAATCTTGCTCGTCAGTAAGATcatctgattttgagtttgttcAAAAGTGAACTCTTCGTTGCTCCCAAATGTTTCAGGATTTATGCCATCATTATGTGTAGTTACATGAAGGCACTGCTCTTGTGCTCCAGTGTTTGACACTGCCACAGAATCCAAAACCTTTTCACCATTTTCGACTTGCACAACTGGTTTAACTTCCATACTGCTCACTGGTAAAACCGATTGACTTTGTCCAAAATCGGTAGTTTCCTCAATAACTTCTAGGACCTTGAAATCAATGTCAAGGCATTCACTATCAGAAATTTTGGAATTTGGAACACTttgatccagaagtttttctgcAGCATTTTCCCATTCAAGATCCTTCAACAACTCAGGCAATCTGTTATCCGGCTGAATAACAATGAATTCAGTATCGGATCGTTCCACGTGAACTGAAGACTGTGGCATTGAAAAGTTTGGGAGCTCCAAGTAGATGTCTGGACATTCCCTAGCAAGACAAGTGGAAATCAGATGCCTTTCGATCGTTGTTTCAGAATCCTCTGCAGGTTTTCCCTGCTCTTCTGAACATTTCTGCAACCCTTGATCTTCCTGAGCAACATTAAGCCTCAGCTCATGTGGTTCGGATGGTGGCGACACAGATTGCACTTCTTTTTCTACTAAATTTAGCCTCGGCCCGACTTCCTTCTCTTCAAAGTTCATCATATCCCTACTTGCCATGCCAACTGAATCATGATCGACTATCGCTATCTCTTCCCTCATTACTGCATCAGAACTGAACAAAGACGATGGTAATTCAAATAAACTTTGCCCTTCTAATTTGATGTCCTGGACTGGTTGGCATTCCTTATTTTGTGATTCACTTTCATAGCTCATTTCCTTTTCTTCCATTCCATTTGAGACTGGAGTAGCTATCAGTTCACTTACTGACATAACATTGTCAGAGACGACTACTGAACTAAAATCAAACTCAAGTTGATTTTCTACCTCAGTCTCGGACATGttctctatttcttgttttatTTGAGTAACCTGAATGCTGCATGTGCCTACTTCAAGATCATCAAGTGTCACTACTATGGATGCACCATTGTCAGTAGGCTCTATTTTGGATAGCTCTTCCGTTCCATTTTGATCATCTTCTCTATGCAGACACTCTTTCTCAGCATCAACCAGAGGAACAATTTCAATAGACTCTGTCAACAATGCTTTTTCCTCTTGCATTGTGCAATCGCTCATGTGGATTGAAGAATTATCTAGTTCATCAGCATTTTCATTAGATTTTAAAGCATCAGTGTTACTAGTCAGAATCTCTTCTCCGTCTGAGAAGATAAGATCTATCAATGGAGTTGAGTAttctcctttcttcttttcttctcctatTAACCAAATGAAATCCTAAATAAGTTACCATGTACTCAGATACAAAAGCCTACTTTAAGTGCTTAATTATCTTGCAATGAATCAACTATTATCAGATGATACTTTTTGCAGCAAATTAACAGTAGTTGAATAAATAATAAGTAAAAATCTATTTTGCTATAGAACAATCAAATGGTACCTTTTAGTATCTGCTGCTTGTCATCAGATGGTGGAAGATCATGAAAATTGGATCCTATTTCCTCTTTCCCATTTCCATTGTAGCCATCTTCAACATTTGAGGTGGTATCAGCTTCAATCTCTTCACCTGAACATACAATCAAAATCTTTAAAATGACTCCAAGAAACCCACAAAAGTGCAGGAAGAAAAGCCAAACCTTGAATGCCAGTGACATTTTGGTTCCCCATCTCATTACTCATTCTGTCTAACAATTCATGCTCTGAAATTTAACAAGAATGGTGGTCAGAATTGCTAACTCTATGACTGCATAAGAATTAGAAAGAACTTTATATATACAATGATCACCCGTTTGCCGGTGGCCAAAAATTCCTCATGGCTCATCAATTTGTTGGTGACTGATTCAAGGCTTTTATAAAGCAAAACACTTTTCTTGCTCCTTTCTTTTGGCAAAAGGTAGACTGTCCATGTATTATTCTATCctgttagcttctttcttttctaGTCTGAATTGCTAGCATTTCCAGCTTTGATCAGCATTGAAGCTGATCCCAAGGCAAGACATGATAGCTTCATAAACAAAACTTCCAACTGTGTTCTTCAAGCTTACTTGATGACAAATATACATATACAAGTAATTGGCTTAGAGTGTCTTAGAGACTTTTTAATTCTTAATACTGAGCTAATTATTGATGTTCCTGTGGGTGGAAGATTAACATGGAGTAGTTCAATAAAGTGGCCTCCTCCTCTTCTACTTTGCCTAAAACATTAGATGCCGCCATGATTACCTCCACCTTTCATCATTAAGCCATGTCTTGCTGAGGCTGTATATCTTGTGTTGTTGCTAACAAGATGTCATGATTTGCCATTGGAAGTGTACAACTTTGCGTTTGATACTACTACAAGCCTCCAgagcgtagcgcagacggtggacgCATAATATCTCTGGcataatggccaggggtcgattctcaggaactgacggcctggggtttaccccgccatgcgcctatggcttgtgtacctgcatgaacctccctccgtatccatggggccgacactagggggctgctaaggtagcggatctaccttttttttttttttttgtaaagacTACTACAAACACTTTGGGATTTTGGTTACTTTGGTTAGAAGAATGTGTTGTAAACTAAATTGCTTCTTTGTGGAACCAGCCTAACGTAGTGATCAACCCTTTAAGGGCTAGTCGGACCTTCGCCAACTCGATCGAGCACAACCGATGTGTTGGGCCAGACACAACTCATATGTTGGGTCTAGCATAGCCCACATGTTTGGTCAAGTATAACTCGCATGCAGGGCCTTGTATTGTTAATTAATTAAACATGATTAATTAATTACATCCCCATCACATATCTTCCTTGAAAAAAAATGGATTTTATTTTCCCTAAAAATTGCATTGTTGATTGTTGAAGGCATATATAACACGAAATTATGTTTTGtagaaaattttcagaaaaataaTTACAGAAAGTCAATTATAACTCCCTTTTGTTTGAAACCATATCACAATACTAATCACCCTTTGTCTATAATTTAAATATCATTAACAACAAGAATCCCAATCAGTATTGTACTATTcttaaacaaaaagaaaacagaACAAAGACAAGGTAGGTGTTAATAATTAACAATAGAACAACTTATAATAGATGTTAACAAGGTTAATCACTTCTAAATATTCGTGGAATTAAAGGGAActgatcataaaaaaaaaaagattaaatgaTTTCCATTTTTTAAATCCTTTGATGCCAGTCTATATCACTGGCACAAAATTAAACCAccaattagtaaaaaaaaaagcACGCATCTTCCCTGATAAAATATGATGAAGccaccatatatatataatatatgatAAATAAAGCTTAAGTGAGTTTctacaataaataaatatttaccgACCATCTATGTGGTTTCCATATCTGGCAAGATCACATAAAATCTAATGATTAGCAGAAGAAATCAAGATCTTGTCATGCTTAATCTGGTGCTCCCATCAGCAGATGAAACTGCAACATGATCTGCTACTTAAATTTTCTCCATGTATCCATAATCTTTACAATTTGGATCATGAATAAGAAGATCAGATCAGATCATGCTGGCAGCTTCAGCTTCTTGTGGTGCACCATACTGATCAGAGACACACAGAGAGACAGAGAGAGGTGTTCAAGGAAGGTGTGGAGAAGAGT includes these proteins:
- the LOC122014704 gene encoding uncharacterized protein LOC122014704, coding for MSNEMGNQNVTGIQGEEIEADTTSNVEDGYNGNGKEEIGSNFHDLPPSDDKQQILKGEEKKKGEYSTPLIDLIFSDGEEILTSNTDALKSNENADELDNSSIHMSDCTMQEEKALLTESIEIVPLVDAEKECLHREDDQNGTEELSKIEPTDNGASIVVTLDDLEVGTCSIQVTQIKQEIENMSETEVENQLEFDFSSVVVSDNVMSVSELIATPVSNGMEEKEMSYESESQNKECQPVQDIKLEGQSLFELPSSLFSSDAVMREEIAIVDHDSVGMASRDMMNFEEKEVGPRLNLVEKEVQSVSPPSEPHELRLNVAQEDQGLQKCSEEQGKPAEDSETTIERHLISTCLARECPDIYLELPNFSMPQSSVHVERSDTEFIVIQPDNRLPELLKDLEWENAAEKLLDQSVPNSKISDSECLDIDFKVLEVIEETTDFGQSQSVLPVSSMEVKPVVQVENGEKVLDSVAVSNTGAQEQCLHVTTHNDGINPETFGSNEEFTFEQTQNQMILLTSKIETREEVVSMQKMENEDGPKNYEPAVEFKTETYTEEQRCSVHTSESDTGNVHEAFILQRYREITSEGTLLMKQEDLEEGSDIPAIENTNSQNGSLSSNAAQVVCVKQSEGNPLEQEVVNAMIHSNKDESETCNDHIAVERSDSRKLETPLLSFMKEEAQVMDTFEKKEDIDINLNNNEGDGGKPRCDEIPTTPSGKGKQKHRSSLFGNWICCTTATD